A genome region from Lytechinus pictus isolate F3 Inbred chromosome 16, Lp3.0, whole genome shotgun sequence includes the following:
- the LOC129279379 gene encoding ATP-dependent RNA helicase DDX3Y-like isoform X2, which yields MSNGTNQNGPTLDQQFAAMDLMTGAKKYVPPHLRNSRNDGGRPMAVPHPAMGYPAQPPPPFTAPPPQAQGYSGGYDGGSGGNYGRGGYNNQGRGGGYNSRGGYNREGGRGGYNRDQGSSYNGRGGGGGGGRYNDQQSGSYQNRNSYQGGGRGGFQSPQGQGGPGGYQPRGGGNYNSRLDWGPRGGGAPQQGGGDTFWGVRGQQNQDGWGRAEDYRGRDVPRVEQDEDWTKPLPRNTRVENELFGSSNTGINFDKYADIPVEATGTNSPAPIEQFSDIDLGDIIRNNTELCNYNTPTPVQQYAIPIIKGKRDLMACAQTGSGKTAAFLLPILSQIFESGPHKHSVGCYRKKQFPLALILSPTRELTSQIYDEARKFSYRSHVRPCVVYGGADVKGQIADLERGCHLLVATPGRLVDMLERGKIGLEKIRWVVLDEADRMLDMGFEPQIRRIVEEDEMPKVGERQMLMFSATFPKEIQVLARDFLKDYIFLAVGRVGSTSSNITQKIVWVEEGDKRSFLLDLISASGAGSLTLVFVETKKGADALEDFLLREKFQATSIHGDRSQKEREEALKTFRSGRTPILVATAVAARGLDICNVKHVINFDLPTDIEEYVHRIGRTGRVGNTGLATSFFNEKNRNISRDLADLMIEAKQEVPNWLDALASEAKNSGGSSRRGRNRYAGGFGSRDYRQANNRGGRGGGVSSGYGGHQTGGHGGGNSFPVYQPHYGGNYGGSYNQSSGGQDWWGN from the exons ATGAGTAATGGAACGAATCAAAATGGACCTACCCTGGACCAACAG TTTGCTGCTATGGATCTGATGACAGGAG caaaaaaatatgtgccaccACACCTACGCAACAGCAGAAACGATGGTGGACGTCCTATGGCGGTTCCACACCcag CCATGGGCTATCCAGCTCAACCTCCTCCTCCATTCACTGCACCCCCACCACAAGCCCAGGGCTACAGCGGTGGATATGATGGTGGTTCCGGTGGCAACTACGGCCGCGGCGGATACAACAACCAAGGAAGAGGAGGCGGTTACAACAGCCGAGGTGGCTACAACAGAGAAGGCGGCCGTGGTGGATACAACCGTGACCAAGGCAGCAGCTACAATGGAcgaggaggtggtggtggtggtggacgTTACAATGATCAGCAATCGGGATCATATCAGAACAGGAATAGTTACCAAG GTGGTGGACGGGGTGGATTCCAGAGTCCACAAGGACAGGGAGGACCAGGAGGATACCAACCTCGTGGTGGTGGTAATTACAACAGCCGTCTGGACTGGGGACCTCGTGGTGGGGGAGCCCCACAGCAGGGTGGCGGTGATACCTTCTGGGGTGTCCGAGGCCAACAGAACCAGGATGGCTGGGGTAGGGCCGAGGACTACCGAGGGCGTGATGTGCCACGTGTAGAGCAAGACGAGGATTGGACTAAGCCTCTCCCAAGAAACACCCGTGTAGAAAA TGAATTGTTTGGAAGTTCCAACACTGGAATCAACTTTGACAAATATGCTGACATCCCTGTAGAGGCTACAGGAACCAATTCACCAGCTCCCATTGAACAG TTCAGTGACATTGACTTGGGTGACATCATCCGTAACAACACAGAACTGTGTAACTACAACACCCCAACCCCTGTTCAGCAGTATGCTATTCCTATCATCAAGGGAAAGAGAGATCTCATGGCCTGTGCTCAGACTG GTTCTGGAAAGACTGCTGCTTTCTTGCTTCCTATTCTCTCCCAAATCTTTGAGAGTGGACCTCACAAACATTCTGTG GGTTGCTACCGTAAGAAGCAGTTCCCTCTTGCTTTGATTCTATCCCCAACTCGTGAGCTGACATCTCAGATCTACGATGAAGCCAGGAAG TTTTCCTACCGTTCTCACGTTCGTCCCTGTGTGGTATATGGAGGAGCGGATGTCAAAGGTCAGATCGCTGATTTGGAGAGGGGTTGCCATCTCCTTGTTGCTACGCCAGGACGTCTGGTTGACATGTTGGAGAGGGGCAAGATCGGTCTTGAGAAAATCAG ATGGGTGGTCCTTGATGAGGCTGATCGTATGCTTGATATGGGTTTTGAACCCCAGATTCGCCGCATCGTAGAGGAAGATGAAATGCCCAAAGTAGGAGAGAGACAAATGCTTATGTTCAGTGCCACCTTCCCCAAGGAAATTCAG GTTCTGGCCCGTGACTTCTTGAAAGACTACATCTTCTTGGCTGTTGGTCGCGTTGGTAGTACTAGCAGCAACATCACCCAGAAGATTGTCTGGGTGGAGGAAGGAGACAAGAGATCCTTCCTTTTGGATTTGATCTCGGCCTCAG GTGCTGGATCTCTAACCCTGGTGTTTGTTGAGACCAAGAAGGGAGCTGATGCTCTAGAGGATTTCCTCCTCCGGGAGAAGTTCCAAGCCACCAGTATCCATGGTGATCGCTCCCAGAAGGAACGTGAAGAAGCCCTGAAGACCTTCCGTAGTGGCCGCACTCCAATTCTGGTCGCTACCGCT GTGGCCGCCCGTGGTCTTGATATCTGCAACGTGAAGCACGTCATCAACTTTGATCTGCCAACAGACATTGAGGAGTATGTTCACCGTATTGGTCGTACTGGACGTGTCGGCAACACAG GTCTTGCAACGTCTTTCTTCAATGAGAAGAACCGTAACATCTCCCGTGACTTGGCTGATCTGATGATTGAAGCCAAGCAGGAAGTACCCAACTGGCTTGATGCTCTCGCTAGCGAGGCCAAAAACAGTGGAGGCTCATCACGACGTGGACGTAACAG
- the LOC129279379 gene encoding ATP-dependent RNA helicase DDX3Y-like isoform X1: MSNGTNQNGPTLDQQFAAMDLMTGAKKYVPPHLRNSRNDGGRPMAVPHPGGYQNFIAPNAQPGFGGAQFTRAMGYPAQPPPPFTAPPPQAQGYSGGYDGGSGGNYGRGGYNNQGRGGGYNSRGGYNREGGRGGYNRDQGSSYNGRGGGGGGGRYNDQQSGSYQNRNSYQGGGRGGFQSPQGQGGPGGYQPRGGGNYNSRLDWGPRGGGAPQQGGGDTFWGVRGQQNQDGWGRAEDYRGRDVPRVEQDEDWTKPLPRNTRVENELFGSSNTGINFDKYADIPVEATGTNSPAPIEQFSDIDLGDIIRNNTELCNYNTPTPVQQYAIPIIKGKRDLMACAQTGSGKTAAFLLPILSQIFESGPHKHSVGCYRKKQFPLALILSPTRELTSQIYDEARKFSYRSHVRPCVVYGGADVKGQIADLERGCHLLVATPGRLVDMLERGKIGLEKIRWVVLDEADRMLDMGFEPQIRRIVEEDEMPKVGERQMLMFSATFPKEIQVLARDFLKDYIFLAVGRVGSTSSNITQKIVWVEEGDKRSFLLDLISASGAGSLTLVFVETKKGADALEDFLLREKFQATSIHGDRSQKEREEALKTFRSGRTPILVATAVAARGLDICNVKHVINFDLPTDIEEYVHRIGRTGRVGNTGLATSFFNEKNRNISRDLADLMIEAKQEVPNWLDALASEAKNSGGSSRRGRNRYAGGFGSRDYRQANNRGGRGGGVSSGYGGHQTGGHGGGNSFPVYQPHYGGNYGGSYNQSSGGQDWWGN; the protein is encoded by the exons ATGAGTAATGGAACGAATCAAAATGGACCTACCCTGGACCAACAG TTTGCTGCTATGGATCTGATGACAGGAG caaaaaaatatgtgccaccACACCTACGCAACAGCAGAAACGATGGTGGACGTCCTATGGCGGTTCCACACCcag GCGGCTACCAGAACTTCATTGCCCCCAACGCTCAACCAGGTTTTGGTGGCGCTCAATTCACTAGAG CCATGGGCTATCCAGCTCAACCTCCTCCTCCATTCACTGCACCCCCACCACAAGCCCAGGGCTACAGCGGTGGATATGATGGTGGTTCCGGTGGCAACTACGGCCGCGGCGGATACAACAACCAAGGAAGAGGAGGCGGTTACAACAGCCGAGGTGGCTACAACAGAGAAGGCGGCCGTGGTGGATACAACCGTGACCAAGGCAGCAGCTACAATGGAcgaggaggtggtggtggtggtggacgTTACAATGATCAGCAATCGGGATCATATCAGAACAGGAATAGTTACCAAG GTGGTGGACGGGGTGGATTCCAGAGTCCACAAGGACAGGGAGGACCAGGAGGATACCAACCTCGTGGTGGTGGTAATTACAACAGCCGTCTGGACTGGGGACCTCGTGGTGGGGGAGCCCCACAGCAGGGTGGCGGTGATACCTTCTGGGGTGTCCGAGGCCAACAGAACCAGGATGGCTGGGGTAGGGCCGAGGACTACCGAGGGCGTGATGTGCCACGTGTAGAGCAAGACGAGGATTGGACTAAGCCTCTCCCAAGAAACACCCGTGTAGAAAA TGAATTGTTTGGAAGTTCCAACACTGGAATCAACTTTGACAAATATGCTGACATCCCTGTAGAGGCTACAGGAACCAATTCACCAGCTCCCATTGAACAG TTCAGTGACATTGACTTGGGTGACATCATCCGTAACAACACAGAACTGTGTAACTACAACACCCCAACCCCTGTTCAGCAGTATGCTATTCCTATCATCAAGGGAAAGAGAGATCTCATGGCCTGTGCTCAGACTG GTTCTGGAAAGACTGCTGCTTTCTTGCTTCCTATTCTCTCCCAAATCTTTGAGAGTGGACCTCACAAACATTCTGTG GGTTGCTACCGTAAGAAGCAGTTCCCTCTTGCTTTGATTCTATCCCCAACTCGTGAGCTGACATCTCAGATCTACGATGAAGCCAGGAAG TTTTCCTACCGTTCTCACGTTCGTCCCTGTGTGGTATATGGAGGAGCGGATGTCAAAGGTCAGATCGCTGATTTGGAGAGGGGTTGCCATCTCCTTGTTGCTACGCCAGGACGTCTGGTTGACATGTTGGAGAGGGGCAAGATCGGTCTTGAGAAAATCAG ATGGGTGGTCCTTGATGAGGCTGATCGTATGCTTGATATGGGTTTTGAACCCCAGATTCGCCGCATCGTAGAGGAAGATGAAATGCCCAAAGTAGGAGAGAGACAAATGCTTATGTTCAGTGCCACCTTCCCCAAGGAAATTCAG GTTCTGGCCCGTGACTTCTTGAAAGACTACATCTTCTTGGCTGTTGGTCGCGTTGGTAGTACTAGCAGCAACATCACCCAGAAGATTGTCTGGGTGGAGGAAGGAGACAAGAGATCCTTCCTTTTGGATTTGATCTCGGCCTCAG GTGCTGGATCTCTAACCCTGGTGTTTGTTGAGACCAAGAAGGGAGCTGATGCTCTAGAGGATTTCCTCCTCCGGGAGAAGTTCCAAGCCACCAGTATCCATGGTGATCGCTCCCAGAAGGAACGTGAAGAAGCCCTGAAGACCTTCCGTAGTGGCCGCACTCCAATTCTGGTCGCTACCGCT GTGGCCGCCCGTGGTCTTGATATCTGCAACGTGAAGCACGTCATCAACTTTGATCTGCCAACAGACATTGAGGAGTATGTTCACCGTATTGGTCGTACTGGACGTGTCGGCAACACAG GTCTTGCAACGTCTTTCTTCAATGAGAAGAACCGTAACATCTCCCGTGACTTGGCTGATCTGATGATTGAAGCCAAGCAGGAAGTACCCAACTGGCTTGATGCTCTCGCTAGCGAGGCCAAAAACAGTGGAGGCTCATCACGACGTGGACGTAACAG
- the LOC129279666 gene encoding large ribosomal subunit protein uL2-like isoform X1 — protein MTNSPFSPTDLGLKFPSYIYTYLLVQDFSMGRVIRGQRKGAGSVFRSHNKHRKGAPRLRSIDYAERHGYLKGIVKEIIHDPGRGAPLAKIQFRDPYRYKKRTELMIAPEGMYTGQFIYCGKRATLNIGNVLPIGQMPEGTVICSVEEKAGDRGKLARCSGNYATVVSHNADTKKSRIKLPSGSKKVVPSANRAMVGVVSGGGRIDKPLLKAGRAYFKYKVKRNCWPRVRGVAMNPVDHPHGGGNHQHIGTPSTVRRDTSAGRKVGLIAARRTGRLRGTKKVKDGKE, from the exons ATGACAAATTCTCCATTTTCCCCCACAGATTTAGGCTTGAAATTTCCCAGTTACATCTATACATACCTGTTGGTCCAGG ATTTCAGCATGGGTCGAGTGATCCGTGGACAGCGTAAGGGAGCGGGAAGCGTCTTCAGGTCGCACAACAAGCACAGGAAGGGAGCCCCCAGACTTCGGTCCATAGACTATGCAGAGCGTCATGGATACCTCAAGGGCATCGTGAAG GAAATCATCCACGACCCTGGACGTGGTGCCCCCCTTGCCAAGATCCAGTTCCGTGACCCTTACAGGTACAAGAAGCGCACTGAACTCATGATTGCTCCAGAGGGAATGTACACAGGACAGTTCATCTACTGTGGAAAACGAG CCACCCTGAACATCGGCAATGTGCTCCCCATCGGCCAAATGCCTGAAGGAACCGTCATCTGCTCTGTGGAGGAGAAAGCAGGAGACAGGGGCAAGCTTGCTCGTTGCTCTGGAAACTACGCCACTGTAGTATCACACAATGCTGATACCAAGAAGTCTCGTATCAAGCTTCCCTCTGGCTCCAAGAAGGTTGTGCCCTCTGCCAACAGGGCCATGGTCG GTGTTGTCTCTGGTGGTGGTCGTATTGACAAGCCCCTCCTGAAGGCTGGTCGTGCCTACTTCAAATACAAGGTCAAGCGCAACTGCTGGCCACGAGTGCGTGGTGTTGCCATGAATCCCGTTGACCATCCACACGGTGGTGGTAACCATCAACATATTGGTACGCCCTCTACTGTCCGGAGAGATACATCGGCTGGTCGCAAG GTCGGTCTGATCGCTGCCCGCCGTACCGGACGTCTCCGCGGAACAAAGAAGGTCAAGGATGGGAAGGAATAA
- the LOC129279666 gene encoding large ribosomal subunit protein uL2-like isoform X2 — translation MGRVIRGQRKGAGSVFRSHNKHRKGAPRLRSIDYAERHGYLKGIVKEIIHDPGRGAPLAKIQFRDPYRYKKRTELMIAPEGMYTGQFIYCGKRATLNIGNVLPIGQMPEGTVICSVEEKAGDRGKLARCSGNYATVVSHNADTKKSRIKLPSGSKKVVPSANRAMVGVVSGGGRIDKPLLKAGRAYFKYKVKRNCWPRVRGVAMNPVDHPHGGGNHQHIGTPSTVRRDTSAGRKVGLIAARRTGRLRGTKKVKDGKE, via the exons ATGGGTCGAGTGATCCGTGGACAGCGTAAGGGAGCGGGAAGCGTCTTCAGGTCGCACAACAAGCACAGGAAGGGAGCCCCCAGACTTCGGTCCATAGACTATGCAGAGCGTCATGGATACCTCAAGGGCATCGTGAAG GAAATCATCCACGACCCTGGACGTGGTGCCCCCCTTGCCAAGATCCAGTTCCGTGACCCTTACAGGTACAAGAAGCGCACTGAACTCATGATTGCTCCAGAGGGAATGTACACAGGACAGTTCATCTACTGTGGAAAACGAG CCACCCTGAACATCGGCAATGTGCTCCCCATCGGCCAAATGCCTGAAGGAACCGTCATCTGCTCTGTGGAGGAGAAAGCAGGAGACAGGGGCAAGCTTGCTCGTTGCTCTGGAAACTACGCCACTGTAGTATCACACAATGCTGATACCAAGAAGTCTCGTATCAAGCTTCCCTCTGGCTCCAAGAAGGTTGTGCCCTCTGCCAACAGGGCCATGGTCG GTGTTGTCTCTGGTGGTGGTCGTATTGACAAGCCCCTCCTGAAGGCTGGTCGTGCCTACTTCAAATACAAGGTCAAGCGCAACTGCTGGCCACGAGTGCGTGGTGTTGCCATGAATCCCGTTGACCATCCACACGGTGGTGGTAACCATCAACATATTGGTACGCCCTCTACTGTCCGGAGAGATACATCGGCTGGTCGCAAG GTCGGTCTGATCGCTGCCCGCCGTACCGGACGTCTCCGCGGAACAAAGAAGGTCAAGGATGGGAAGGAATAA